In Terriglobales bacterium, one DNA window encodes the following:
- a CDS encoding PPOX class F420-dependent oxidoreductase, which translates to MPSNIPEKYIDLFKGKKAFANLATLMPDGRPQVTPVWFDFDGENLIFNSARGRQKDLNVRRDPRVSLSIVDPENPYRYIEIRGRVTDITQDGADDSINKLAKKYLGVDKYPYAQPGEVRVLYKVRPEHVHGNG; encoded by the coding sequence ATGCCCTCCAACATTCCGGAAAAATACATTGACCTGTTCAAGGGAAAGAAAGCATTCGCCAACCTCGCCACGCTGATGCCGGACGGCCGCCCGCAAGTGACGCCGGTCTGGTTCGACTTCGATGGCGAGAACCTGATCTTCAATTCCGCACGCGGCCGGCAGAAGGACCTCAATGTCCGGCGCGACCCGCGCGTCTCGCTCTCCATCGTGGACCCGGAGAATCCCTATCGCTACATCGAGATTCGCGGGCGCGTCACCGACATCACGCAGGACGGCGCCGACGATTCCATCAACAAGCTGGCGAAAAAATATCTCGGCGTGGACAAGTACCCGTACGCGCAGCCCGGCGAGGTGCGCGTCCTCTACAAGGTCCGGCCGGAACACGTGCACGGAAATGGGTAA